The Chloroflexota bacterium sequence GCTCGGCGTGGACGGTCTCGCGGGCTGCAACCTGACTCTGGGGACGGGCTCTTGGTGGACGAGTGAAGGCTTGTTCCTGGACGGCGGCCTCATTATCGGGGCGCTGGTCGCAGCCCTCCTCGCCAATGAATTCAAGGTGCGGGTGCCGCCGGTGAAGCGGCGCTACGTGCAGTCAGTTATCGGCGGCACCTTCATGGGGTATGGCGCCGGTATCGCGATTGGGTGCACGATCGGCGCGTTCTTTTCGGCTATCCCGTCTCTCGGTCTCAACGGCTGGGTATTCGGCCTCTCGTTGCTGCCGGGCGCGTACCTCGGCGTGCAGGTGATCAAGCGCATTCCGTAGTGCGGCCCAGGCAAGAAGCGCGGGATGCACAGCGGCTTGACTGAGATGCACAGCGGCTTGATCGAATAGAAAACTCCCTCTCCTTGGGGAGAGGGCCGGGGTGAGGGGAAATTGCAGCCCAATTCACCCGCTGGTTTCCGAGTGCTGTTTCGCCGGTGTGATACGATAGTGCTTGAACAAGGCTTAAGGAAGATGAACGCATTTGACAGGAGCGGTTAACCATGAAAATTGACGTGCGCGGTGAGATTTGCCCGTATCCGATGATGAAGACCGCTGAGGCGTTGAAGAAGCTGTCCGGTGACGAGACCCTGGAGGTGCTCACCGACCACGCGCCTGCGCTCGGCACGATCCCCTGGGAAGCGGCGAAGAACGGCTATGAGACGAGCATCGAGGGAGCCGCCGATTCGGAATGGCGGCTGACCTTGAAGAAGTCCGAAAAGGAAGCCAAGCCGCAGGAGCTTCTTGCCAACCTGCAGGAGCAGCTCGCGGCGCTGAACGCATCGGAGTAGGCACGCAATTGGTGTTCGTAAAGAGGCCGGTTCCTGGGCTCGGGAACTGGCCTCTCTTTGCTATTCTGAGAGCGTATTTGCAGGCGGGGGCTGTGATCCGTATCATCCGCTCGCCGTGAGTTCCCATCCGTCCACTCTGGTATTCCATCCGTCCACTCTGGTATTCCATCCGTTCACCCTG is a genomic window containing:
- a CDS encoding sulfurtransferase TusA family protein is translated as MKIDVRGEICPYPMMKTAEALKKLSGDETLEVLTDHAPALGTIPWEAAKNGYETSIEGAADSEWRLTLKKSEKEAKPQELLANLQEQLAALNASE